The window CTTCTGTGCCTCTAAAAATTTATCATTGTTCGCCCAGGGTAAATTACTAACTACACCTGAAACATTAGGTGTATCTACATTAATTGCTTCTGATTTTTTATCTGAATCTTGATAATTAATCTTAGCGTCAATGTGCTCTTCTTTAGTATAATATTTTATCTTTTCCACACCATTTGGTACCAGTAACAATGCGGCAGTTACTATAATGGCTATCAAAATAACATATAACTTTCTTTTCATGCTTATTCTCCTCATTAGATCCAAATTATTTAAGTTTGTTATGCTATATAGTTTTTGATATTACCTAAAAAAAATACATATCAATATTCTAATTTCAATACATAATAAGCGAATCTTAGAATACTTATAAAATTAGATATTAAGTATTTTTACTATAACTAAAAGGAGAAAAATAAAAATGGTATTTTGGATTGCAATATTTGCTATGGTATGTTGGGGAATAGCGCCAATCTTTGCAAAAATGGGATTAAGTAATCTTGATCCTCTAACTGGACTTATTCTAAGAACATTTATATCTTTCTTTCTTATGCTTGGTTTTATGGGGTTTAGAGGATTTGTAAGTTGTGATAAAATCTTAAATCAAATTATAAATATTCCTATTAAAGTATGGTTTCTAATTGCTATTGAAGCTTTACTAGCTACTTTAGTTGGTGACCTGGCTTATTATGCTGCAATTAAAAAAGGAAATGTTTCTGTGGTTACAGTTATAATGTCTAGTTCTCCTTTAGTTACTATGTTAGTATCCACAATTTTTTTAGGTGAACAAATAACTTTTACTCAAATCATAGGTGTTGTATTTGTGATAGCAGGAATACTTTTCATTGTTTAATCAAGTATAAATAAATATAAAAATACATAAAAAAGGGTTAAATTTCTTTAACCCTTTGATACTAACCTATTTCTTTTTAAGTAAACAAACTGTCTCTACATGTGCTGTATATGGGAACATATCAACGCATTGAACCTTCTCTACCTTGTATCCTCTTTCTTGAAGTACTACAAGGTCACGTGCTAGGGAAGTTGGTTTACATGAAACATATACGATTTCCTTGCACTTAAAGTTAATAATTTTGTGTATTGCCTTTGGATGTATTCCCTCCCTAGGTGGGTCAAGTATTATTACGTCTGGTTTATTACCCTTTAGATTTTCTATTTCCTTTAACACATCTCCAGCTATAAAGTGGCAGTTATCAAGTCCATTAAGCTTTGCATTTTCCTTAGCTGCTTCAACTGCTTCCTCTACTATTTCTATACCTGTTACCTTAGATGCTACAGGTGCCATTATTTGTGCTATTGTTCCTGTACCAGAATAAAGGTCAAATATTTCCTTCCCCTTTATATCTCCAGCAAAGTCACGTACTACAGAGTATAGAACCTCTGCACCCTTTGAATTTGTTTGGAAAAATGAAAATGGAGATATTTTAAAGTTAAGTCCAAGTAAGCTCTCTGTTATGCTATCTGTTCCATATAGTAATCTTGTTTCATCACTTTTAACAACATCTGATAGTGTATCATTAAGAGTATGAAGTATTCCATTAATCTTTCCATCTAGTTTAAGTGATGTTAGTGATTCAACAAGTGGAGTTAAGTCAACTTCATTTTGTGTAGTTGAAACAAAATTAACAAGCATTTCACCTGTAGCATGTGCTTTTCTAACAACTAAATGCCTTAAATACCCTTCGTGATTTCTTGTTTTATAAAATGTTACTCCCTTACCTTTAAAGAAATCTAAAGTAGCAAGTAAAACCTTCTTAAAGTCCTCATCTATTATTTGGCATCCATTAACCGTAACAACTTCATAGAAGCTTCCCTTTTTATGCATTCCAAGGGCAAGCTCTCCATCCCTTTCTATATCTCCAAATGAAAACTCCATTTTATTTCTGTAGTTAATTGGAGATGGGCTTTCTACTATAGGAAGAAACTCATAATCCTCTACAACTTCATCTATAATTTCCTTAACCTGTGACTCCTTAAGCTTTAATTGACTTTCGTAGCTAAGATTCTGATATGCACATCCTCCACAAGCTCCAAAATGTTCGCATTGCTTTTCTATTTCTAGTGGAGATGGCTCTATTATCTCTAGAACTTTTCCTTCTATTTTATCTGACCTTTTCTTAGATATTCTTATTTTTACCTTTTGTCCCTTAAGGGCACCTTTTATTTTTACTTTGCTATCATCAACATAAGCTACTCCTATATTTGGGAAAAGCATATGATCTATATATACTTCAAGTTCATCATTTTTCTTTACCATAAATACACTCCTACATATTATATTGTAAAGGGTAACCCCTTTTATATAATCTTAAAATTAATTCATTTAAGATTATATCATGTAAACTAAAACTTTTGTACCAGTTTATAGGTAGTCTTAAAAGTATAACCTAGGAAATAATCATCTCCTAGGTTACATCTGAAAATTCAATATCTGCCATATCTTTATTTGATATAAGTGATCTACTTTCTGACTCATCCTCAGCATCAATAACTCTAACTGGAAGAATTACACTGAAGGTTGATCCTTCTCCATATATACTTTCAACAGTTATATCTCCATCTAACATCTCAACTAGAGATTTAACAAGAGATAGTCCAATTCCACTTCCCTCAAAACTTCTTGTAAGAGATTTATTAACCTGTCTAAATCTCTCAAACACTACGCTTAGCTTATCCTTAGGTATACCTATACCATTATCTTCTACGTCTATTTGTACTTTATCATTTAGATTCTTGATATCTACGAATATCTCTCCACCCTCCATACTGAACTTTACAGCATTAGAAAGGAGGTTTAACATTATTCTCTCTATTTTATCCTCATCAAATGCCATTATTATTTCCTCTGTATCTGTATCAAAGGTTACATTTATATTTTTAGCGTCTGCATACTCTATAATTGCTGTTACCGTACTTTCAATAGTATCTATAATGTTGCCATTTTTCATATTTAAACTTACATATCCAGAATCTATTTTAGTTATATCAATAAGATTATTAACCAATCTTAACAATCTCAAACTGTTATGCTTTATGCCCTCTATATTTTTATTTATATCACATTTCAACGTACAGTTATCTTTACTTGATGTCTTAGATTGCATAAGCTGAAGTGATGCAAGTATAACATTTAAAGGGGTTCTTAGTTCATGTGATATATTTGCAAAGAATTCAGTTTTTACCTTATCATATTCAATTGCTTCAAAAAGCCTTTTCCTCTCGCTTATATCAGTTACTATACTTAATATGCTCTCTTCACCTTCATATGTCATAAAAGATCCTCTTACTTCAACATCAACTATACTTCCATCAAGTCTTGTAATCTTTTTCTCATATGCTATTTTACCACTTATATATTCAGACCTTTCACTTTCAACATAGGACATATCCCCTATGAATTCCTCCATATTTCGTCCAATGATTTCTGCCTTTGTGTTAGCCCCAACAAGCCTCCTACCTTCATCATTAACAAATAAAATAGTATTATCTGCTCTATGTGAAAATATTGCATCTGGACATGCCTCTATAAATCTTCTGTATCTTTCCTCATTAGATGCAATTGCTTTATTAACTTCCTCAAGTTCTCTTGTTCTCTCTGTTATCTTCTTCTTAAGACTCTTATTAATAAGTAATATTCCCACGACCACAACGCTAACTATAGAAGTGAAAATAATACCTCCACTTATTATATTTCTCCACATGCCATCGGGATAAGCAACAGGATCTCCAAACCATTTTTTGTCAATTTCTTTGTATATTCCCTTATCTTTTATTTTTTCAAGTCCTATATTAAAATCCTTAATTATATTACTTTTCCCATTAGTTGTAACAAGGGTATACTCTATATCTAATAATGTTTCACCTGTAATTTTTATCTTATTAAGTTTATTTTCCTTTTGTATATAGTATAGTCCGACGGTTTTATTACCAATAAATGCATCTACCTCTCCGTTTAATAGAAGCTCTAATGCACCTTTTTGAGTTGGCATAGTACGCAAATCTATCCCTTTTACTCCACTTACTATTTCACCACATACATCGCCTTTTTGTATAGAAACTCTTTTTCCCTTTAAGTCCTCTATACTACTTATGTAGGCAGTATCCTTTAGTGTAAATATGACCTGTTGATTAATGGTATATGGAGTGCTAAATAGAAGATTTTGTCCTCTATGTTTAGTTTTGTTGATTCCTTGAATAGCATCTATTTTCCCACTTTCTAGATTCTCAATAGCCTTTCCCCAGGTAAGAGGCTTAAACTCTACATCATAGCCTATTTCCCTTGCAACAGCTTTAACAATATCTATATTAAAGCCTTTATATACACCATTTGTATCTATAAACTCATAGGGTGGATAATCAAAGTCTCCTCCTATTCTTATAACCTTTTTATTTCTCTGAGCTCCATAAACAGTAGGATCTACCAATAAAAATATTATTAATAAAGATATAAGTCCAAAAACCTTCTTTTTCATTATAAGTACGCTCCTAATCTCAGCTTATCTTTTAAATTATATAACATATTTTGACATAATTCTATTTTTTTTATTTTTGTTTAATATTTTTTTATTTATTACACAAATTAAGTTATAATATATTTAAATAGAAAATTATAAAGGGTGATAAATATGGACTCTAAATCAGTAGTAAACGCATCAATAAAAATGGCCATATCCTCTAGGGAGGAAGAAGAACTTCTAAAGAAGGAACTTAAACATCAAAACATCATGGTAGCAGCTGCAGAATTTGGAGGAAATCTTTTAACCTCTATACCTAAAATAATGGAACGTTCAGTTGTTGCTTCTAAAAGAAGTGGATTAATAGAAGAATGTCAGGCACATGAAGGAGCTGTTGCTGGTGCAACTAAGGAAGCTTTGATGCAAGTAAGTCCAAAGGCACTTGGACTTAATGTAGGGGGTAAAATAGGAATCGCAAGGTCTGGTGTACATATCAGCGTAACTATATACCTAAGCATAGGAATGCTTCACCTTAATGAAATAACTATAGGACTT of the Clostridium cylindrosporum DSM 605 genome contains:
- a CDS encoding EamA family transporter translates to MVFWIAIFAMVCWGIAPIFAKMGLSNLDPLTGLILRTFISFFLMLGFMGFRGFVSCDKILNQIINIPIKVWFLIAIEALLATLVGDLAYYAAIKKGNVSVVTVIMSSSPLVTMLVSTIFLGEQITFTQIIGVVFVIAGILFIV
- the rlmD gene encoding 23S rRNA (uracil(1939)-C(5))-methyltransferase RlmD; translation: MVKKNDELEVYIDHMLFPNIGVAYVDDSKVKIKGALKGQKVKIRISKKRSDKIEGKVLEIIEPSPLEIEKQCEHFGACGGCAYQNLSYESQLKLKESQVKEIIDEVVEDYEFLPIVESPSPINYRNKMEFSFGDIERDGELALGMHKKGSFYEVVTVNGCQIIDEDFKKVLLATLDFFKGKGVTFYKTRNHEGYLRHLVVRKAHATGEMLVNFVSTTQNEVDLTPLVESLTSLKLDGKINGILHTLNDTLSDVVKSDETRLLYGTDSITESLLGLNFKISPFSFFQTNSKGAEVLYSVVRDFAGDIKGKEIFDLYSGTGTIAQIMAPVASKVTGIEIVEEAVEAAKENAKLNGLDNCHFIAGDVLKEIENLKGNKPDVIILDPPREGIHPKAIHKIINFKCKEIVYVSCKPTSLARDLVVLQERGYKVEKVQCVDMFPYTAHVETVCLLKKK
- a CDS encoding transporter substrate-binding domain-containing protein codes for the protein MKKKVFGLISLLIIFLLVDPTVYGAQRNKKVIRIGGDFDYPPYEFIDTNGVYKGFNIDIVKAVAREIGYDVEFKPLTWGKAIENLESGKIDAIQGINKTKHRGQNLLFSTPYTINQQVIFTLKDTAYISSIEDLKGKRVSIQKGDVCGEIVSGVKGIDLRTMPTQKGALELLLNGEVDAFIGNKTVGLYYIQKENKLNKIKITGETLLDIEYTLVTTNGKSNIIKDFNIGLEKIKDKGIYKEIDKKWFGDPVAYPDGMWRNIISGGIIFTSIVSVVVVGILLINKSLKKKITERTRELEEVNKAIASNEERYRRFIEACPDAIFSHRADNTILFVNDEGRRLVGANTKAEIIGRNMEEFIGDMSYVESERSEYISGKIAYEKKITRLDGSIVDVEVRGSFMTYEGEESILSIVTDISERKRLFEAIEYDKVKTEFFANISHELRTPLNVILASLQLMQSKTSSKDNCTLKCDINKNIEGIKHNSLRLLRLVNNLIDITKIDSGYVSLNMKNGNIIDTIESTVTAIIEYADAKNINVTFDTDTEEIIMAFDEDKIERIMLNLLSNAVKFSMEGGEIFVDIKNLNDKVQIDVEDNGIGIPKDKLSVVFERFRQVNKSLTRSFEGSGIGLSLVKSLVEMLDGDITVESIYGEGSTFSVILPVRVIDAEDESESRSLISNKDMADIEFSDVT
- a CDS encoding HutP family protein, with amino-acid sequence MNMDSKSVVNASIKMAISSREEEELLKKELKHQNIMVAAAEFGGNLLTSIPKIMERSVVASKRSGLIEECQAHEGAVAGATKEALMQVSPKALGLNVGGKIGIARSGVHISVTIYLSIGMLHLNEITIGLGHRTISEK